The sequence GTCAAAATCGCCTGAGCGGTATGCTGCACCCGATACGGATTATCGTAACAACTTGATTCGGTACATTGAGGAGACTTATGAAAGGGGAGGAAAGCCTGTATTGGCCACGCCCATTTCCAGACGAAGTTATGAAGATGGCGTCTTGGTGGATACGCACGGACGGTATTCAGAGGTGGTAAGGGAAGTGGCAGCGGAGTATAATATCCCACTTTTTGACCTACACAGCAAAACGGTTGAAGTGATCGAGCAATTTGGGGAAGAGAAATCAAAGGAGCTCTTTCTCCATTACAAACCGGGAGATTACGAACGGTTTAAAGAAGGACAAGAAGACAATACCCATCTAAGCCCCACGGGAGCATTCAAAGTGTGTGATTTGGCGG comes from Echinicola vietnamensis DSM 17526 and encodes:
- a CDS encoding rhamnogalacturonan acetylesterase, with translation MNNLTRSIIPIIVLAGLLVSFVRKDQDITIFMIGDSTMANKPYSGSNPEKGWGQVFGLYFNDGVRVENHALNGRSTKSFRDEGHWDKVYQSIKPGDYVIIEFGHNDQKSKSPERYAAPDTDYRNNLIRYIEETYERGGKPVLATPISRRSYEDGVLVDTHGRYSEVVREVAAEYNIPLFDLHSKTVEVIEQFGEEKSKELFLHYKPGDYERFKEGQEDNTHLSPTGAFKVCDLAVAELKQELPELVIFLKD